Below is a genomic region from Miscanthus floridulus cultivar M001 chromosome 1, ASM1932011v1, whole genome shotgun sequence.
cgaggtgctagagaacatagatagagggatgtagtcttggctataccgatagttttaattccgcacttatttcagttagccggtgcgattaagttttagaaacgactattcaccccccctctagttgtTGTCTCAACCTTACAAATGAAACCCTCAGAACTTTCTTCTCTTTACAACGGCAAGGTCCTCAGCCATTCCCGCAAGCGCCGGCGCGACGAGCGATGGCACTGGCGCTTACGCCAGCCACACGGGACCCACGCTGACCTATCTACaaggccgatgctcacctagggttcgacgcGAGATGATGGGCTATGGTTGCACGGGCTGGGACaccgtagaaggacctctccatcaAGACGGGCACCCTGCGGCAATGGCGACGATGTTTAGGTGAGCCGCAGTAACAACAAGGCGGTAGGGGTAGCGAGTGAGCACCGACAGCTCACTAGTGACCTTACCGAGAAGCCGGCTCGGCCGGAGATGACACGAGCGAGGTGAACGGCGGACCACAAAGGCACGACCGCGCCAGCGGCGAGGAGGCAGCACTAGAGCTACGACTAGCGTGTGCATGACAAAGAGGGAGCCAAGgtgagctagtggtgcagaggaattgacgtggggtgaagtggtggaggctggtGTGTGgtggcgggcaaagctccaaaattggagctcggccgaGCCGcaatcaaggcggggtggggtcggCTAGAGAGGGGACGTGAAAGCGGAGACGcgagcacgaggaattgatgagaggtgctcgctctctgactCGCCGTGACGCGACTCGGTGGCGgcgaaaagaagagagagaagagagaaagagagaaatggAGCGTGGCAGTGGGCTCGGCTCATCCTTGCCTTGGCGGGACGCGAGCGGCGAGCTCAGGAGGCCCACGCGCCAGTGCTACGGACAACGTGTGCCTGCGTCCGACTGGCGTGGCTTGCGcgccgcagtgccataaatggcatggcgacaaCGGCTCTCCCACGTGCGCGCGGCAGAGACGATACGCACAGGGCCGGCAACGGCGCAGAGATGTAGCGGACCGGCGCGGACGCGATAACGATGCGACGGTAGCGACAGCGTCGTGACACGAGAAGCAGTGGCGGACGCGACAGCAGCGCAGCGCGGGACGGGGCAAGTGGTAGCAGCGGCGGCTCCACGCGACGGGgtcggcggcagcagcggcggctccgCACGGAGGGCCAGCGGCAGCCGAGCCATGGCCAGGCCAGAGGCGACCACACCCGGCCGCGCGCGGCAGCGCGCACACGCACGACCAACGCGGCGACGCCGAGCGCCTGAGCGCGATAATCGCGGCCACGCGACCAACCAGCCTGAAACCGGTAACGCGCACGAATTTTAAAAAGCTCAACATGACCAAacggttgctcctaaacctaaaccgtcttcaccatgctaaagatggcacatgagactaccaaatcgagctattaCACTACACCACTTTTGAACCCAATCTCTCActataaattgctaaacatagcagtgtctaagtGTTGACAGACttaaaatttctaagtttttgagctgaatttgattttcaTTTACGATTTCTAATCTAGTGAAAATATAAGCTAGTAttatcatttttcgaccgcaagtatttcattgttatctacaaagtttgcacttccaactttatttaagtatcacacacatgttcgatagcattttttcttaataaaaattagttttaaaccctaagtgatataacatgactattgaatcaactttcgtttcgtatttttgttgatcgttgtgagttacggaaattgatatacacactttattacatgcattaacacataaacatgatgcttatgacatgttttagtaaatgatttacggtgtaacaccgagggtgttacacagcGACAGCTACAGTCGGTAGGGCGGCTGACAACATACTTCACGCGGAGTCCTCTCCGCGGGAGATGGAGGTGCCGCAGGGATGTGGGGGTGCCATGAGGGATGGCAGGCGGCAGCGTAGGATGGAGGTAGAAGCGCAGCGGATTGGGACAATCAGATGACCGCACGGCACCGTAAAGCCACAACGTTAAGAGTGCGGGAGTGGGGGAGACAAGCTTCTGTGGGGATTTGATTTGTTTTTACAGTGAGTGGAGCGAAGCGTCCGGCCTTCCAGACGTCTTAATTATAGCATTACCGTTCTATCATCTATCAGTGACCATCAACTCAAAAAAAATCTATCACTGACCGATACAaggaatttttttgaaaacaCAGCGGAGAAAATACATaaacgattttttttttttttgcaaaacgcATAAATGATACATTATAATAGGCACTTGTACAATGATAAGGGACCTAAAATCTCCAGGGAAGAAAGTAAaaaaccgggggggggggggggggggggggggcgggggggggggggggggggaatgggTCATCTAgctgaatgcatgtttcaagcaaTGTAAAACCTCACTAATTTGCCAAAGCAGCAGCAGGATGCCTCCAGCATTGTCACTCCTCTGAGCGTTCGGAGCCCTCGTCACTGTCGTTGCAAGGGACGGTGTAGTGGATCACGACGCGGGCTCCGGACGACAGCCTGCACGAAGGGTTCAAATCACAGCCCTCAATACCAGAAGGATCGGACCACACGCCCGGATTATTCCACTGCGTCAAGACGACGACGGGGCCAAAACAAGAAAAAGCATCGATCGAGTGCATACCGAGCACTGACAAAGAGTTCACAGTAGGTTCAGGTAAGAAAGGCCACGGGCGGCACTTAACTTTCCTCGATCTTGACGAGCTTCTCCTCCTTCCTGAACGAATCCGCCCTTGTAGTTGTAGTCGCGGACGCGACCGAGGTGTCGGCGAACCTCCTGCTCCCGTTCCCGGAGGCCACGTCGCAGTCCTGCCGGGCTGAGGAGCTCCGCCGGCAGTCCGAGACGGGGGACTTGAGCGAGTCGCCCTTCGGGTGCAGGAAGGATGACAGGATTGGCGTCCGGGGGAGGCACCTCGTGCGCGACGATGTGTCGTCGGTTTTATCCTCTTCACGCCTTGTGCAATCTAGAGCGTCGCCGGCCCTGCAGATTAGTTCTAAGTGTGAGAGCATGTTCCACCATAGTCCATAAAACGAAAATAAaatcagaaatgctatacaacacacatgtgttttaacaaaaaaaaacacatggattttttttatctctctccctctATCTTTCTCACCGGCGACCACCGGCGCTGGCGACCGGCGAGCTCGCCCCGGCGcccgcgccggccatggcagtggcggcggcggcggcggatctatgatttgtccttccatagaaaaaaaaattgtgatctgtgatctgtggaggctggaggtagaagaagggtggaggctggaggatcttaatcctatggtgcaaaaaaactcatgtgttgaaactgtatAAAACACATGATTGTATAGTAGACAGACTCAAATAAAATACATATACCAAGCACAATCCTAGGCCATCAAAATGTTACTGCATTCATATGTCAAGTGCACCATATGGCCAATCTTAAATGAAGTCGCAGCTCTGTCAGATAAATTTTGGGTTTTTAATTGACTGAAGAAACCATGATCTAGTAGCAATGCAGATGAATGGAATGGAACCCACTGTCTTCTTAGTTGCAGTATTTTCTTTTAGAAATGGTCCCGCCAATAGAATGACAGCTTGGAAAGATACGATACAACTGACTGTTCATGAGGATGAACCAACAGGATCACTTCTGTATTTCAGTAGAGCAACAGGAGAATCTTGCCTGGCAACCAGCAACGTGGTCCTATACATCTGACAAGCGGCTCATGTTGGGAGAATGAGGGGAATTTCAGAAGTGGATTGGTGACAGCAACAAAGTGACCGAAAGAGAATTCACCCCTCCGATCTGTATTTTCGGTGACATCTTTACTATACTAAGCCGCTTCACCATAACTAGTCATGGCCCCTGCCTAAGCATAGTATTATAACATTCAGATAGATTCTAAGAAAGTAAAATAGGAAATGGATGAAACAGAGAGATTGTAGTGTTTTGTCATGTTGCTCCACGCCTTATTTACAACCCTCTCATTACCAATCTGGGATCCTGCAGACCTCAAATTCTTTCCCGGCAGGTAGATTCCCGTACTTTGCTATTTTGTTTGATAGATACATGCCAGCTACATGCTGGCATTATATGACAACCGTACAGTGTTTCTGGTATCAACCTGTTAGTGTTAGGCAACTGCAAAAGCAATGGTCCTAGCGTTCATAAATATTCTCCAGTACATGGCTCTTCTCCAACTCTTAACTCTCTGATCCCAGCCTAAAACAGACCCAACCAAATTGCAAAACATATATGCAACCAATAATGTTTTGCGTCCCTATCAGCAATTAGTCCAAAATTTTGGATTCAATGCCCATATATCATTGGATCCACTCTTGATGAGAAATAATTTTGGAAAAGGAAACATAACTAACAAAAATCAAATTGATAAGCTAAAAGCAAAAGGACAAGCAAACTCTGCAATACATAATAGTATGAAGTCATGGATTAGAAGGTCTCAGACAGTTGAGCCGCTCTAGCTAAAAATTTTCTTCAAAACTACAGCCATTAAGTATGTCATGGAATTATGTATGGTTTGAACAGTTAGTCTATCCCACATATTTGTGTGTACCCAGAAACAATATCCAAATATTAATTTATCTAAGCACAATATTAAGATCATAGAGTGAAGCACTGAAGCTTACCTTTCTGCATTGTAGGAAGAAGACCGTTTAAGCACTGAATACCTCTCAGCTGGAACATCTCTTTGCATCTTAGTCTCAATAAGGCTCCCACTGAAGTATTCCTTTTCTTCTAACCTCATTCCCATTAACCTGGGATTTTCTGACAGGTAATCAAGCTCACCCATCATCATAGTGCGGGAAATTAACGGCGAGGGGAACTTCAGGTTTGGGAACCTTGGCTTGTATGTCTGAACGATTCCGGCATTTTTACGATCTTTCACCGAAAGTGAGCCACAAGTGATGAGCTGCATCAGTACATTTGTCGGCTTTAGCTTCGGGCAGGTGGGCACAACAATATCCTCCTCTTCAAGAATCCGAAAGCTGTTCGTCACATTATCCGCTCGTATCAACGACTCTAAACTCTCAGATTTGGCACGGGTCGACGGTATGCTCAATGGAGTAATACACTGGTGCAGGAGTTCCCTGGAGATCCCTTGGAGATCTGCTGACCGGCGAGGATGGCTTTGCCGATACTCGGTAATTTCACGAACGACAGCATCATGATCTGTGCTCAGACTCTTCTTGCGTATCTCGGGTGCTCTGCGGCCCAATCTTCTGCCAAGATCATCAGTTTGAGTTGCAGCATCCATGCAACCGGTGGGCTTGTAAACTCTGAACTCCACTGGGCTCGCAGACCCGCTCGCTGGCAGTTGAGTCCTCTCATTCCTCTGGGGCTCCTCCGACTGCTGTGACATGGTCTCCAAGGAGCGATCCCTGCACGGAGAGGGGGtgtcatcctcatcttgtgaggGCACAGACGGTGACCGTCGGGCCTTGGCTTCTCTAACTATCACGCTAGGAGGGGACGATGGGTAGGAATGATCTCTTGGCAATGGCTGCCGTGCACCCTCTTTCGGTCTGCTCGGTTGCTTTTGGTTGCCGTTACTGATAGTGACAGGGTAAAATGGACCTGAACAGCCAGAAAATACTAATCAGCGAGCAACCAACACTGTCACGAATTGAGTTGAGGCATTGAGCACTGAACTTTCTAATCcaagttcagaaataaaaaaatGCGAATTCAGAAGGAAAAAAATGCTCACCTGAAGGGGATTGGTCCACGAGCTCGGAGCCCTTGAGCACGTACTCGCCGTCGGTCGCCGCGACGACGAGGTCATCCTCCGAAAGGTCGTGCCACACGAACCCATTCTTGTAGCTCCTGAAAACCATCGACTGACCAATCAACACGGAAGCACCCAAAAATTGGCCAAGAAAAGCAGCTCAAGAAAACGTCACGGAAAACGAGCAGTTGCAGTACCTCTTGCAGGACCACGAGTACATCGCAGCCATGCCCTTGCCGCGCACCATGTTGAGGTGATTAATCACATCTGAgacccgccggccgccgccacccCAGAAAAGAAAAACCATCGTCGTTAAAACGAGTGCTGGTAGAGAAAGTGGAATTGCGTGCGAGGTCGCGTCCGCTTACCCTTGAGGTAGAGCCCCTCCGGCGAGGCCAGCGGCACCTCGACGAAGTGCGGGTGCTCGAGGTGGCGGCTCCGGGTGAGGTAGTACACCACCGGCACcttccgcgccgccgccggcctctgTCGCTCGGGACTCCGCGGCCGCCGCCCTCGGCTCTCCATTCTCGCCCAGCTTCAGTTTCACGCTCCTCCACTCCTAGGAAGAAAAGAAACTGAAGTCGCGTCAGCAGCAGGAGAAGATGGCAGGAAAGAATCCGGAAAGCCCGCTTCAGTTACATCACATCAAACGGCGCGGCGGCACAAAATACAAGCATAGCATAGCAACCTCCCAATTTCCCATCGAGTAATTAaataataaacaaaacaaaaacagaGGCGGCTGCAGCGAAGTGAGGGTACCTCGAGCTCCAAGTCCAAAGCTTTGAAACCATGCCGAGATCAGCGGGCGGGTGCCTCCGGAACCTGCATTCCCCGGCGCATGAAGGCGGCACCGAGATTGGAACTCGCCGGCAATCAGAATTGGgacgagaagagagagagaaagagagagagagagagagagagagaggtggtatAGGCGCGCACGTCCCGGCAGGGTCCTTTTCGGGCTCACTGGCGCG
It encodes:
- the LOC136473965 gene encoding protein SOSEKI 3-like, whose protein sequence is MESRGRRPRSPERQRPAAARKVPVVYYLTRSRHLEHPHFVEVPLASPEGLYLKDVINHLNMVRGKGMAAMYSWSCKRSYKNGFVWHDLSEDDLVVAATDGEYVLKGSELVDQSPSGPFYPVTISNGNQKQPSRPKEGARQPLPRDHSYPSSPPSVIVREAKARRSPSVPSQDEDDTPSPCRDRSLETMSQQSEEPQRNERTQLPASGSASPVEFRVYKPTGCMDAATQTDDLGRRLGRRAPEIRKKSLSTDHDAVVREITEYRQSHPRRSADLQGISRELLHQCITPLSIPSTRAKSESLESLIRADNVTNSFRILEEEDIVVPTCPKLKPTNVLMQLITCGSLSVKDRKNAGIVQTYKPRFPNLKFPSPLISRTMMMGELDYLSENPRLMGMRLEEKEYFSGSLIETKMQRDVPAERYSVLKRSSSYNAERAGDALDCTRREEDKTDDTSSRTRCLPRTPILSSFLHPKGDSLKSPVSDCRRSSSARQDCDVASGNGSRRFADTSVASATTTTRADSFRKEEKLVKIEES